The DNA segment GGATGGTCTTCGTCCTGGTGGACGCCGAGGTGGGTCCCACGAAGCTGGACCACCAGATGATCGAGTGGCTGCGGTCCGAGGGCCTGCCCCATCGGGTGGTGGCCACCAAGGCCGACCAGGTGAAGCCGAGCAAGGCCCTCAAGCAGCGCAAGGACGTGGCCACCGATCTGGGCCTGCACGCCGGCGACATCGCCTGGGTGAGCGCCGGCAAGGGCACCGGCATCCAGGAGTTGCGGCGGGAAGTGGCGGACCTGCTAGGCCTCTAGGGGCTGGACCTTCCGCCGCCGCCAGACCATGAACCGGCCCTCGTGGGCCCAGGGCAGGGCGATGCCGTTGGCCTCGACTTCATGGGTATGGAAGTGGCCGGTGAGGAAGGTCTTTCCGGGATGGGCCTGGGCCGCGGCGCGGAAGGCCTCCCGGGGGAACGTCAGCTTGTAGGCGGCGTTGGTGGTGCGGAGCTTCCGCTCCATCCAGGCGGAGACCTTTCGGGCGGTGCCCGCCGGCAACAGGCGGAACAGCAGCCACACCGGTCCCGAACGGGAGATGAGGTTCCACAGCCGGTACTGCCGGTCCGCCGCGTTGACGAGGTCCCCGTGCTCCCACACCAGGCCCTCCTCTTCCAGCGCTCCGCCGGTGCCCTCGCCCATCAGGTCGAAGCGGGCGGCGTGGGAATCTAGGAAGTACTCGCGGTTGCCCAGCCACAGGCCCACCCAGCGGCCCGCGGCGCGCCGGGCGTCTACCCAGGCGAGGAAGGCCCGCTGGGCGTCGCTCTCCATCCCGGGCAAGCCCACCCACACGTCGAAGACGTCCCCCAGGAACAGCCAGTCGGCATCCGGATGGGCGGCGGCCGCCGCCTCCAGCCCCGTCAGGGTCGCGCCCCAGTGGGGATCGGCCACCAGGATCAGATCCCGGGAGGGATCCAGCCGGCGCTTCGGCCCGCGCCACCAGGAGAGGGCCGCCAGCCGGCGGGTCGTGAGGAGGTGCAGCGAGGCCGCCGCCAGGGCCAGCGCGCCTCCGACGGTGTCCGCCGCCCAGTCCGCGACCTCGCAGGAGCGGCCTGGCACGAAGGCCTGGTGCCACTCATCCGAGGCGCCGTAGAGCGACACCGCGGCCAAAACCAGCAGGTGGCGGCGGTAGATGGGCATCCCCGGGGCGACATGGCGGAGCGCCAGTTCCAGGGCCAGCGCCAGCGCGCCGAAGACCGTCGCGTGGGCGAACTTGTCGAGGGGCGGCGGCAGCTCCACGCCGCCCGGATAGTGCGACTGCGCGCTCAGGTAGAAGATGGCCGCCGCCACCGCCACGGGAAAGAACCACCACCATCGCATTCGCATGCTTCATCCAAGCACAGGTTTTCAGCCCGCAGGAAGAAGCCCTGGCGGAGGAGGCGCGTGGAGGGCCTGGCACGTCGGGCAGTGGCCGCGGCAGGTCCAGGAACAGGGCAGGGCGGGCATGCGGGGCGCGGGAGTACTCATTGCGGGCGCCGGAAGGGCACGATGTTGCCGGCGAGCGGAGGCTCGCTCTCCTCAGCCTCCGGCGCCGCCTCCAGGTCCTCGGCGCGGTAGCTGTTCTCCGTGCCGTTGTCCCAGCGGACGTAGTAGGGGCGGGGAGCGGCGCCCGGTTTGTGCGGGCGGTCTCCGGCGACCAGCACCGTTCCCGGGGTGCCTCCTCCCTGGGCCTGGGGCACGAAGTGGGGCCACGCCCCGCCGTACAGCGCCACGCCGGCGCGGGTGAGCTGCACGCGGTCCCCGGGCTTGAACTCCCACTCCATGGCGACCTCCCGTACGAGCCTACGAAAAAAGGCCCGGCGTGAGCCGGGCCGCTTGGTAGTCCCAAGGGGAATCGAACCCCTGTTCCCGCCGTGAGAGGGCGGTGTACTAACCGCTATACGATGGGACCATCGTCCAAGTTGTGGATGGTTGGGGAGGAAGGATTTGAACCCTCACCTGACGGTACCAGAAACCGTTGTCCTACCATTAGACCACTCCCCAACGAGTGGAAGATCCACTGTATCAGGTGCGGGACAAAAGGCAAGGGGGAGTTCCGCCGAAGGGAGGGGTAGCCTTCGGGAAGAGGAACCACAATGGCCGAACCGATCAAGCTGGCGTACTTCATGGCAGTCAAGGAGGGCGCGAGCTACCTCGGGGGGCTGCTGGTGACGGATACGTCCGGCATTCCGCTGGACTTCCGCTACACGGAGCCGATCACGCCCACGCGCCTGCAGGGAATCCTCTACGGCAAGTCGCTGGAGCCGCACCTGAAGGAAGAGGTCATCCAGAAGACGCTGCTCAAGGAGCTGAAGGCGCAGCCGGACCTGTTCATCGTCGGGCCCGCGGAACTGGCGGGAGGCTGGTCGGGGGATGCGAAGTGGCCGGTGCTCGCGGTCCAGAAGAGCCAGGAACCGCCCCTGGCGCGGGTCGGCGAGGTGTTCCGCGCCGGCGCCCGCGACCTCCTGATCCAGCTCGCCGAAGGCGCCGCTCCCCTGCGCGTGATGTTCGCCGGCTCGGTGGAAGCCGCGGCCCAGGAGCAGGCGGTGCCGAAACTTCTGGAGGCCGGCTATCACATGGATCTTACGGAACCCCTCGAACGCGTGGGGGCGGCGCTGCAGAGCCTGGTGGTGAAGGGAAGCTGATGCTCGGACGGATGAAGGAGGCGATGGCGGACGCCGCCGAGACGCTGCGTCGCACCTTTGCGGGGGCGACGGTGGTGGCGGCTCCGCCGGAGGCCTTCCTCCTCCAGACCCGGGGCTCGGAGATGGTGGGCGCCGTCGGGCGGGACGGACTGGAGGTCCTCCGCGGAGAGGACCGCGCCATGCCGCTTTTCCGGGATGCGGCGAAGGTCGGAGGGCTGGAGCCCTTCTCGGCGCGGGTGGAGGCCGAAGCGGGCTGGGCCCGGTGGGGCGCGGAAGCCACGGTCCTGGGGATGACCCCGCTGGCGGCGGGCCGCGCGACCCGGATGGCGGTGCCGCCCCTTCCTCGCCGCGTGGGCGTCGCGGGCAGGGTGGATGCGCCGGCCCGGCCCGCGGTGGCGCGGCTCCACGAGCCCCTGGCGCGTCCCGGCACCCGGCGGTTGGATCCGACGCTTTCCGGCGGTTCGGCCCTCCGGGACCTGGAGGCCGTGTTCGCCCAACCCATCGCCATCCGGGGCGAGGACATCCAGCATCTGCCCAAGGGCCTGTGGATGCGCTACAGCCTCCAGCTCGTGCGGGAGACCGGCGAGAACGTGCGGAATCTGGAAGTGCTCGGCCTGTTCCGGATCCCGCGCAAGGGCGTGGGCGATCTCCGGCACGACCCGCGCCTGGGGCGGATCCTCGTGCGCCTCGAGCCCAGCGCGGCCGCGGCGGCGCGCGCGCCATTCATCCTGGCGCGGCGAAAGGACGATGGAACCCTCGTCAGCTGTTTCGTGGAGGACCGGTGATGCCGAAACCCGCTCCCGCTCCTGAAGATGCGCCGGGCCGCGCCGGGGTCGCGCCGGAAATGCCCACGAAGATCCGCGCCAAGATGGAGGGAGAGATCCTGCCGGTGCCCGTGGAGTGGGCGCTCGTGGCCTACGCGGGCACCGCCCTCGGCCGCATCTTCCCGCTGCCCGCGGGCGAGGCGCTGGTCGGCCGGGCCCCGCAGGCCCAGGTCGTCCTCCTCGACAGCGAGGTGAGCCGCCACCATGCCCGCCTCGCCCTGGAGGACGGCCGGATCCGGGTGGAGGATCTCGGATCCACCAATGGAACCCACGTGAACGGCGAGCGGCTGCGAGGCGTTCGTATCCTGGATGCGGGCGATCGCCTGGCCATCGGAGGTCACGTCCTCAAGCTGGTGGCGCTGGATTCGCTGGAGCGGGCCTTCCACGAGACGCTGCTGGACCTCAGCACCAAGGACCCGCTCACGGGCCTGTCCAACCGCGCCAGCACGCTGTCGGAACTCCAGACGCGCTTCGGGATGAGCATGCGCTACGACCGCCCTTTGGCGGTGGTGGTGTGCGACCTGGACCGCTTCAAGCAGGTGAACGACACCTATGGGCACGGAGCCGGCGACCTGGTGCTGGCGAACTTCGGGGAGCGGCTGCGCGCCACCCTGCGGGAGACGGATCTGGCGGGGCGCATCGGCGGAGAGGAGTTCCTGATGGTCCTCCCCGAGACCGACCTCAGCGGCGCCGTTCCCTTCGCCGAGCGGCTCCGGCAGGCCCTGGCGGCCGCGCCGGTGCTCCTGCCCAGCGGACCCCTGCAGGTCACGTGCAGCCTGGGCCTGGCGGAGCGCCAGCCGGGCGACGTGGAGGCCGGCCAGCTCCTGTCCCGGGCGGACGCGGCGCTCTACCGCGCCAAGGCCGAGGGCCGGAACCGCGCCTGCCACGGCTGAGCCGACGCCGGGACCCTGGGCTAGACTGAGAGGGATGTGGTCTGCCTTCCGAGCGCTGGAGCCGAGGTCCGCCGATCCGGCGGCAGGCCTGGCCTTGCGCGGACGGGAGTGGCGATGAGTTCCCTGCGTCTCCCCGTCCAGATCGGCAGCGTCCGCCTCATGGAGCCCCTGGGCGAGGGCGGGATGGCGCTCGTCTTCCGGGGAGAGGACCGCTTCCGGGGCGAGTCGTCGGCGGTGAAGCTGCTCCGTCCGGAGGTCCACGGGGACACCGAACTGGTCCGCCGCTTCCTGCGGGAAGGGGAGGTGCTGACGCGCCTTTCCCATCCCCACCTGGTGGAGATCCAGGCCTACGGACGCAGCGGCTCCTGGCCCTACCTCGTGATGGAGCTGCTTCCCGGCGGCAGCCTGAAGGCCTGCCGCGGCGAGGCCCCCGCTTCCATCGCACGCCGGCTGGTGCCCGTGTGCGAGGCCCTGGCGCTGGCCCACGGCGCGGGCGTGATCCACCGCGACCTGAAGCCCTCCAACCTGCTGTTCGCCGCCGACGGCCGCCTCAAGGTGACGGATTTCGGCGTCTGCCTGTGGGAGGGGGAAGAAGGACGGACCCGCGTCACCCGCAGCCAGATGGTGGTGGGGACGGTGGGCTACATGGCCCCCGAACAGCACGGCGATCCCCGCCGCGTGGACGGCCGCTGCGACGTCTACGCCCTCGGCGCCATCCTCTACGAATTCACCACCGGCCAGGCCTACGCCCAGATCCAGCTCCCACCGGCCGCCGCCCGCCCCGGCTTCCCTCCCCGCTTTGCGGGGCTGATCCTGCGGGCCCTGCAGCCCGATCCCGCGCGGCGGATCCCGGACATGGCGACGTTCGGACAGGAGCTGTCCACGTGGCTGGAGAGCGCCGAAGCCGCCGGCTGGGGCGAGGAGCCGCTGCCCGGCTACCGGGGCGTGGACCGGGAGATCGCCACCGTGACCATGCCGCGGGGGGAGCTGCCCGAGGAGAGCGGCCCCGAGGTTCGACTGGGCCCCTATCTGGATGCCCTGGCCACCGGCCCCGTGGGCATCCGCCGCTCCGCCGCGGAAGGCCTCTATGTGGCCGCCCGGCCCGCGGACGGCCCCTGGCTGCTGGAAGCCCTGGGCCAGGGGCCGGAGGGCTCGCGGTTCGCCCTGGCGAGAACCCTCGGCAAGGTGGGAAACGACGAAGCCCTGGGCGCGCTCCTCTCGTTGGTGCCCGATCCTTTCGCCCAGCGGGAGGCGGCGGAAGCGGCGGCCCACCTGGCCCGGCGCACGAACCGGGAGGCGGAGGCCCTGGCGGTCCTCAAGGAAGCCGGGTTGGGTACCGTCTGGCGGTGGCTCCCTCGGGCGCTCCTGGGCGACGCGAGTTGGGCAGAGGCGGTGGTCGCGGCCTGGCCGGACCTGGCGCAGCCCTTCAAGGTCCAGGCCCTGGAGGCCGCCCGCAGCCTGCCGCCGGAGCTCCGCGCGCGGGTGAAGGGCGGGACGGGGGACGCCACCGGCAGCGCCCGGCAGGCCTGGGACGCCCTCTGAGACGGGGGAGCGGGCGCCGGGCTACCATCGCAGCTTCTCGCGGGGAGGGCCCATGCTCCTGATGTTCATCCTCATGGCCTTCGCCATCGGGCTGGTGATCCCGCTCCAGTCCGCCATCAACGGGGCCCTCCGGATCACGCTCAGCAGCGGATCCGTGCTGGCGGCCTTGGTCTCCTTCGCGGTGGGCACGGTGGTCCTCGGCCTGGCGTCCTGGCTCACGGGCCAGCCCTTCGCCACCCTGGGCGGCCTGTCCCGGATTCCCCTCTGGCAGTGGGTGGGCGGCGCCCTCGGGGCCTTCTTCGTGTTCGGGTCCACCCTGCTGGCCCCGCGCATCGGAATGGCGGCGATGATCTCGCTGATCGTGGCGGGGCAAGTGTGCTCATCCCTGGCCTTCGACCACTTCGGCTGGGTGGGCCTGCCCGTGCGCGGCATCTCGGGCGTCCGGATCGCCGGGGCGGCCCTGATCCTGGCGGGGGTCCTCCTCGTGAACTTCGGGGACCGCTGGCTGGGCGCGCGGCCCTAGGCCAGGAGGGGGACGGGCAGGGGAGTGCGGCGGTCCCAGGTCCGGGCGGGCACCGCCACGGGGACGGACGGGGCGAAGGACCCGACCAGGCCCAGTTCGGGGAACTCCAGAGGCACGTCGAACCAGGGCGTCATCCAGTCCCGCGCGAACACCCACAGCCCGTCCGACGCCAGCCCCGCACTCCCCCGATCCAGGAGGAGCCGCAGGTCCGCGTGCATCCGACCGCAGCGAGGGGCGTGCAGGTTGACGATGGAAGTGGCCTTGAGGTCCGCCAGGAGGGCGGGCCGGTCCAGCAGCAGGTGGGCCACCTTGCGGCCCTCCACCCGCTCCGGAAGCGAAACCAGGTGGAATCCGGCCGCCCGCTGGGGAAGCCCGGCGCGGAAGGTCAGGTCCGCCTCGGCTCCCGCCTGCTCGAACTGACGCCCGAAGAAGGCCTCCATGGCGGGCCAGGCGGTCCGGTCCGCCTCCACCACGAGGACCCTCACGCGTCCCACGCGGACCCGCGGGTCAGGCCGTCCGGCCGCGCTGGGCCACGCGGTCCAGCACGTCCCAGACCTCGTGGCACTCCTCGCAGGCGGACTGGGGATCGCCGCAGGGGAAACCCTCCACGCCCATGCCCTGGCAGCGGGGGTTCCGGAAGAAGAAGAGCAGCCCGTCGAGCGAGGCGTGCATCCGCTCCCGCAGGGCCGGATCGGGCAGGGCGCGCAGGCTCTCGATGAGCTTCCACTCCGCGGGGCTGAGGTCGATGGTCGGCATGGGGGACTCCGGCGCCCCAAGTATACGGAGATCCTGGATTTTTGCGGCGCCCCGCGAGCTCTAAACGCGGGCCCGAAACCTTTCGTATCCTCCTCGCGATCTCTGACATCCAGGAGGCTCCCATGGCCCTTCCCCGTTTCCTTTCCGCGGCCGTCGCCGCGATTTCCCTCTGCGCGCCCGCGATGGCCCAGACGCTGGTGATCCAGCCCGCCAAGGCGGAGAAGGTCACCGAGACGCGGACGGTCGCCCTGCCTGCGGGTTCTTCGCTCAAGGTGAAGAACGTCAACGGCTTCATCCGCGTGGAAGCCTGGGACAAGGAGGAAGTCCAGTTCACCGGCGAGTTCAAGCCCGGCAGCAAGGACGAGCAGGTGAAGGTGGTCCTGGAATCCGGGAAAAACAGTCTGGAAATTCGCGGGGAATACCCCAAGCGCGAGGAGCGGGATTCCTCCCGCCCGCCCGTGTGCCAGATGACGCTGAAGGTGCCCCGGCGGGTGTCGCCCACCCTGGAGAACGTGAACGGCGAGATCGCCCTCACGGGCACGCGAGGGACCGCCAACCTGACCACGGTGAACGGCGGGATCCGCGCCGTGGATCTCCAGGATTCCCTGAAGGCCACCACCGTCAACGGCGGCATCGCGCTGGAGCGCGTCCATGGCGCCCTGAACCTCCAGACCGTCAACGGCGGCATCAAGGGCTCGGCGCTGGACGGCCAGGGCAAGGGCCTGAAGGCGGAGACGGTGAACGGGGGGATCCGCCTCCAGATGGCGGGACTCAAAGGCCGTTTGAAGGCGTCCACCCACAACGGCGGCATCACCTTCAACGCCAAGGGCGCGGAGCAGGTGGAGGCCACCCGCCGCCGCGTCACCGCGGTCTTCCCCGGCAGCGACGAGGAACTGCGGCTGGAGACCGTGAACGGCGGAATTACCTTGGATTGAAAGGAAAAGCGATCCGTAAGGGGCCGGTTTAGCCGGCCCCTTTTCATGGGCCCACATCAAATCCCGGCG comes from the Geothrix sp. 21YS21S-4 genome and includes:
- a CDS encoding VanZ family protein — translated: MRMRWWWFFPVAVAAAIFYLSAQSHYPGGVELPPPLDKFAHATVFGALALALELALRHVAPGMPIYRRHLLVLAAVSLYGASDEWHQAFVPGRSCEVADWAADTVGGALALAAASLHLLTTRRLAALSWWRGPKRRLDPSRDLILVADPHWGATLTGLEAAAAAHPDADWLFLGDVFDVWVGLPGMESDAQRAFLAWVDARRAAGRWVGLWLGNREYFLDSHAARFDLMGEGTGGALEEEGLVWEHGDLVNAADRQYRLWNLISRSGPVWLLFRLLPAGTARKVSAWMERKLRTTNAAYKLTFPREAFRAAAQAHPGKTFLTGHFHTHEVEANGIALPWAHEGRFMVWRRRKVQPLEA
- a CDS encoding GGDEF domain-containing protein is translated as MPKPAPAPEDAPGRAGVAPEMPTKIRAKMEGEILPVPVEWALVAYAGTALGRIFPLPAGEALVGRAPQAQVVLLDSEVSRHHARLALEDGRIRVEDLGSTNGTHVNGERLRGVRILDAGDRLAIGGHVLKLVALDSLERAFHETLLDLSTKDPLTGLSNRASTLSELQTRFGMSMRYDRPLAVVVCDLDRFKQVNDTYGHGAGDLVLANFGERLRATLRETDLAGRIGGEEFLMVLPETDLSGAVPFAERLRQALAAAPVLLPSGPLQVTCSLGLAERQPGDVEAGQLLSRADAALYRAKAEGRNRACHG
- a CDS encoding serine/threonine-protein kinase, giving the protein MSSLRLPVQIGSVRLMEPLGEGGMALVFRGEDRFRGESSAVKLLRPEVHGDTELVRRFLREGEVLTRLSHPHLVEIQAYGRSGSWPYLVMELLPGGSLKACRGEAPASIARRLVPVCEALALAHGAGVIHRDLKPSNLLFAADGRLKVTDFGVCLWEGEEGRTRVTRSQMVVGTVGYMAPEQHGDPRRVDGRCDVYALGAILYEFTTGQAYAQIQLPPAAARPGFPPRFAGLILRALQPDPARRIPDMATFGQELSTWLESAEAAGWGEEPLPGYRGVDREIATVTMPRGELPEESGPEVRLGPYLDALATGPVGIRRSAAEGLYVAARPADGPWLLEALGQGPEGSRFALARTLGKVGNDEALGALLSLVPDPFAQREAAEAAAHLARRTNREAEALAVLKEAGLGTVWRWLPRALLGDASWAEAVVAAWPDLAQPFKVQALEAARSLPPELRARVKGGTGDATGSARQAWDAL
- a CDS encoding DMT family transporter, with product MLLMFILMAFAIGLVIPLQSAINGALRITLSSGSVLAALVSFAVGTVVLGLASWLTGQPFATLGGLSRIPLWQWVGGALGAFFVFGSTLLAPRIGMAAMISLIVAGQVCSSLAFDHFGWVGLPVRGISGVRIAGAALILAGVLLVNFGDRWLGARP
- a CDS encoding DUF4097 family beta strand repeat-containing protein; translation: MALPRFLSAAVAAISLCAPAMAQTLVIQPAKAEKVTETRTVALPAGSSLKVKNVNGFIRVEAWDKEEVQFTGEFKPGSKDEQVKVVLESGKNSLEIRGEYPKREERDSSRPPVCQMTLKVPRRVSPTLENVNGEIALTGTRGTANLTTVNGGIRAVDLQDSLKATTVNGGIALERVHGALNLQTVNGGIKGSALDGQGKGLKAETVNGGIRLQMAGLKGRLKASTHNGGITFNAKGAEQVEATRRRVTAVFPGSDEELRLETVNGGITLD